In the Populus trichocarpa isolate Nisqually-1 chromosome 1, P.trichocarpa_v4.1, whole genome shotgun sequence genome, TATTGTCGATATGAGCATGCCTGCGCAGCCTCTGAGAAGGCCTATCACGGCCGATTCCGCCTTGATGAATCCTAATTCCCGAATTCTCGCTCTCAAAGGTACTCTTATAACTTATAATGccatcatttttcatttatttaaattgatttacatATTCTGTAGTGAATAATGGAGAAGTATAGTTGTCATCTGTTATTAATGGCAATAATTATGGTCTTAATCTTTGTCTAATGGTTAATGGATCtgctgtttttttattggaagcTCAACTCCCGGGAACTACTCAGGATCATTTACAGATATTTAATATCGAAATGAAAGCGAAAGTGAAATCACATCAAATGCCTGAGCAGGTTACTATATATCGAGTTTTGATTCGATTTTGTTCTTTAGTTTTAGAATGCCagtctaaattattttatttagaatgccagcctaaattatattattcattGTTGGTTTGCGCTATAGGTTGTGTTTTGGAAGTGGAGTAGTGCTAACATGCTGGCCTTGGTAACACAGACTTCTGTTTATCACTGGTCAATTGAAGGCAAGCATTCtgtatctttcatttttttaagatattgttTCCTTTTCCACCGCCTCATTGTTGATGATTCTGTCTTCTTGCAGGTGATTCGGAGCCTGTGAAGATGTTTGATAGGACAGCTAATCTGCAAGGTAATCAGATAATCAACTATAGATGTGATCCTTCAGAGAAGTGGTTGGTCCTCATTGGAATTGCTCAAGGTCCTCCAGAGGTGTGTCATTTGTGGTCTTCTATTATTTACATATAGAAATTTCTTCCTGTATTCATGACACATTGGTCATACTAGTGGCTCCATTTTTGCTatgttttaagaatttataaGTTAAATTTTTAGTAAGTGAAATGGCTGTTAGGTGCTATACATGCTTTCTTTGTATGTTTTGATTTGCTAAGTTACTGTActcttgcttttgttttttatgataaaattcaatGCTTCTGATGCAGAGTCTCTTTTGGACCCgggccaataatattttgggctCTTGACttgtttatttccttttatgTTGTTTGGTCTGCTCTCTTTTAATAACTTGTATGAAAAACTTGGTATCCTCCTGGTGTATTGGGTGCTCTTTAGGAATGAAGTGTATGTTTTTCGAACAATTCTTCTACAATTGAAAGATTTAGTTGCTTCATGCATTACTTGAGACTAGGAGTTGCCAGAAGTgtaatttttcaatcaattgataCTACTCAGAATAATGCACTGTTACATGTAACTTATCTTATCTTGAGAACATCCTTGGTTAAATTTTTCCTTGTCCATGACATTGAATATTGTTTTCCCTGTAGTGTAGGATATGCGAGTCTGCATGTTTCTCGGTGGGAAATCAAAAGAGCATATGTTTTTGCACAATAGAGTGGTTGATTGTGGAAGTTAATTATGAGGACTTAATTTTCAGAACTGTCAAACAATGACTCTGTAAATAGATGCCCAAATAGACAATATTGTGTGCACTTGTTTTTGTAGCAGTTTCCTTTGCTGTAGTTTCATTGTGTCTGAATGTTGTCTATAATGTAAGAAGTCATTTGGACCATGGTTTGTATTAGTTCTAAATTTGGTGGTTTGTCAAAGCATTGTGGTTATTCCAAATTTGTTGGTCTAGCAAAATGTTGTGGTTATTTATGGTGATTTTCCTTCCTTTATCTGTAACTGTAGATAGGTAAGAATGTTATTTAGAGTATGACTTGTGAGCCTTTAATCTGTTCAAGTACAGTAATCAATCattatttgcttttgcttttccCATATTTCTTGTCTTATCAAGTTTTTCAGTTATTATGTAAGATGGCATATTTTGTCTTCTCagtcatttttaaaacataaatatcgGCTCTTTAGCTGTGAAACATTTATTCCTTAAATGATTGGTATTGTACCTGCCTTGATGATTGTGggtatttaaaattattccGGAGTTTTTTACAGCGTTGATTAATATCCTAATATTTGTTGCAGAGGCCACAATTGGTCAAAGGGAATATGCAGCTTTTCTCTGTGGATCAGCAGCGTAGTCAGGCTCTTGAAGCACATGCAGCGTCATTTGCGGCATTTAAAGTGTGATGttactctcatttttttttcattttgtggaTTCTAATCTTTTCTGTGTTCCTCCtggtattgtattttaaatgtgCTTGTTTGATGCCTTTCCAGGTTGCAGGAAATGATAATGCTTCAATCCTTATCTCTTTTGCATCAAGGTCATTTAATGCTGGACAACTAACATCAAAGTTGCATGTTATTGAACTTGGTGCTGTGCCAGGTCATTTACTTTTCTCTGAAATTCATATTTCATATGTACATCATATGAAGTGTAATTGTGTCTTGGTTTCATTTGTTTGCTTTTATGCTGTCCCAAAGCAAGTTTTTGTTCTTGGTGAAACTAAAAGCATGTTGCTATAACTTTCCATATTGGCTTCCGGTGAAATCTTTTGGATACTGATTGTGCTATTGTCTATTAGGCAAACCATCATTTACTAAGAAGCAAGCAGACCTGTTCTTTCCACCAGACTTCGCTGATGATTTTCCTGTGTCAATGCAGGTAAATCatagcttatttttttatctagacTGGCAGTGTTTCTAATAGGTTCACCACAAGCTAAAATTTATTAACTCTTATTTTGTGACAGATATCCCAAAAGTATGGCTTAATATATGTGATCACAAAGCAAGGACTTCTATTTGTTTATGACCTAGAGACTGCTAGCGCGGTTTATAGAAACCGAATCAGTCCAGATCCTATATTTTTGACGACTGATGCTTCTTCAGTAGGTGGCTTCTATGCAGTCAATAGGAGAGGACAGGTTTTGCTTGCCACTGTAAATGAAGCAACACTTGTGCCTTTCGTTAGTGGCCAGGTTTGCTTGCTGGATTCTCTCCTTTTCTGTCATGTTTTATTATACGGAAGAGGGCCATCAATCTTATATCATTTTTTGGTGGTTTGGCAGTTAAACAATCTTGAACTTGCTGTTAATCTTGCAAAAAGAGGAAATCTTCCTGGTGCTGAAAATCTGGTAAACACATTATTTGCTTGTTTTCATTCGTTAACTTTGCTGAGCGTTGGAATTAATCGTACTTATTGTTTACTTAATGTTCTTGTGTTCCTATGATATAATGtatctttcatcattttttgcTTTCTCTATgcaccggaaaaaaaaaaactacttattGAAATGTTTCATGACATGAATCTggagaaaaatgatatttgttatttaaGAGTTGGATTATCTTACCTCCAATAAATAACTTTGTGCAACATGATGTATCCTGTGTCAATGCAGGTAAAACTTGAATATGCTAGAAAAACTTCCCACCTTTTGAATTTTCCATGAAAGTTAATTTTATGACGCTTTCTTAAAgtttgcattattttattttatttcagttttctCTGAGAAGTATCACGGGTTGACTCAAAATTTTACCATGTATGCTTGAATTGATCTATGTCTGTGTGCATGTATGGTGTGTTTCTAGTTTCTATCATGAACATCTCCCATTGGTTTTCTCTTTCAGGTTGTCCAGAGGTTTCAGGAGTTATTTTCTCAGGCAAAGTATAAGGAGGCTGCAGAACTTGCGGCAGAATCTCCACAAGGAATCCTGCGCACTCCTGACACTGTTGCTaaatttcaggtttttttagtgcaaagtttatcctttcttgtttctttgGTTCTTTATCTATGAAGATACTGTAATCCAAAGGTCATGAATTTCTTATTTGGTTCATGTGCCACAGAGTGTTCCGGTGCAAGCTGGGCAAACACCACCATTGCTGCAGTACTTTGGAACTCTGTTGACTAGAGGAAAACTCAATGCTTTCGAGTCATTGGAATTATCACGCCTTGTTGTAAATCAGAATAAGAAAAATCTTCTGGAGAATTGGTTGGCAGAGGACAAGCTTGAATGCACTGAAGAGCTTGGAGATCTTGTGAAGGTcagttatatttattattgctGGTAATGTTTGGGTTCTTCtattaatagcaaaaaaaaggctattttatcatttattcttTGGACTTTCCGTGCACCATGTTTTTACCTGACCTGACTCTACTGAGATGTCATTGAGAGACCTCTCTTGGGTCCAAAAATTTATTCTGGTATCAATACCGATAAATATGGTATTCATCCCGGGCAgtggtttggttattttattttattttttatttatgtaaacaACTTggatatatttaatttgacatGGATATCATTTTCTGCTTTGTCTATGTAGTTAGTGTGTATAATTTCTTTCATCTTTCTGATATTATAAACATGTTTCCATTGCAGACAGTTGATAATGACCTTGCATTGAAGATATATATCAAAGCTAGGGCAACTCCAAAAGTTGTTGCAGCATTTGCTGAGAGGAGGGAGTTTGACAAGATTCTTATATACTCAAAGCAGGTAAAGTACTCATGCTCTGTCATTAAAATCTTTTGATCTATGCTGCCAAATTCCAACTTAATTAATACcatgaataaattatttttagctaTAGCTGTTAGTTATGTTTTGGGTGCTGacaacttatattttatttcactgGTATAGGTTGGCTATAATCCTGATTATTTGTTCCTTCTCCAAACAATATTGCGGACAGACCCTCAGGTATGTGGACTCTCATTTTCTCAAATGTTTtagtcacacacacacacacacacacacacacacacacacacacacacactgtttTGTATACACAATGTGTCAACCAAAATGTAATGGCTGAAGCttcctttattttgttttgagttttgttgGCATTCACCTTCGTTTCAACTTTCTGGATGCCAGGCTGCTGTTAATTTTGCTCTAATGATGTCTCAAATGGAGGGAGGTTGCCCAGTCGATTACAACACAATAACTGATCTATTCCTTCAGGTTCTactgcattattattttttagcacaaaataattcaattatgcACAGAAATGTTCCTTCTGTCcacatgatattttatttttccttttattgctgttgttgtttttcAGAGGAATTTGATCCGTGAGGCAACAGCATTTTTGTTGGATGTTCTGAAGCCAAATTTGCCTGAGCATGGATTCCTTCAAACTAAggttaatactttttttaaaaaggtatttTGTATAGTTGAATTCACTATTGATGGTCATTGCTTAACAATCTTCATGTTAATTTCTACAGGTTTTGGAGATCAATCTTGTGACATTTCCAAATGTTGCAGATGCTATATTAGCCAATGGTATGTTTAGTCATTATGATCGCCCACGGATTGGCCAACTCTGTGAAAAAGCTGGGTTGTATATTCGAGCGCTTCAGGTAAAATGCCTTCTCAATCCTTATGTAAAACCTTTTGTTTTGGAATTTCACTATTTCTTGAACTAACgatattttacatataatgcAGCACTATACCGAGTTGCCTGATATAAAACGTGTTATTGTGAACACACATGTTATTGAGCCTCAGGTTTGCTCACAATGCATAAAAAAGTTTGTCCCAAGCGAATGTAACATTATCTCTAAATGTTTATGTTACTTCTTTTCAGGCTCTTGTTGAGTTCTTTGGCACTCTTTCTCGAGAATGGGCTCTTGAATGTATGAAAGATCTTCTTCTAGTCAACCTGAGGGGCAACCTTCAGATTATTGTGCAGGTAAAGTATCCTTTTAGCAGCAATCACAAATACAACCTTTTCTATTAGGTCTCATAGACATCTCTGTATGCAGACTGCCAAAGAATACTGTGAGCAATTGGGTGTGGATGCATGCATAAAGCTCTTTGAGCAGTTTAAGTCGTATGAAGGACTGTATTTCTTTTTGGGTTCATATTTGAGCTCCAGGTACTCCTTTTTTGACAATGTGGATTCTCTTATccaaaatacaataattttggCTGTTAAAATGTATGCTGCAACAAATCTCTTTGCTTTCTGGGCAGTGAGGATCCTGAAATCCACTTCAAGTACATTGAAGCGGCTGCGAAAACTGGGCAGATTAAGGAGGTAGAACGTGTGACGCGTGAATCTAACTTCTATGATCCTGAAAAGACAAAGAACTTTTTAATGGAAGCCAAACTTCCAGATGCACGTCCATTGATCAATGTTTGTGATCGTTTTGGATTTGTCCCGGACCTTACCCATTACCTGTACGTAAACAATATGCTTCGCTATATTGAGGGTTATGTTCAAAAGGTAAATTTTATTCTTAGGTTTACTTCAAATGTTAAGTTTGAGATTTTTGTGTGATGGaacatttttcatgttttttaattgctaaAATCATTCTTAAGTGGCAATACAGTCCCATTTTTCATTTTCCCCTTGTTCTTATGTTTGACAGGTCAATCCAGGAAATGCTCCTTTAGTTGTAGGACAACTTCTTGATGATGAATGTGCTGAAGATTTCATTAAAGGCCTTATTCTTTCAGTTCGTTCTCTTCTGCCAGTTGAGCCCTTAGTGGAGGAGTGTGAGAAAaggtttgttgttttttcaaaatgtaatgTTCAATCATCTGTCTTTTGCAGCTTCACTTACTTTTTTCCTTGCAGGAATCGTCTCCGCTTGCTCACTCAGTTCTTGGAGCATCTAGTCAGTGAGGGAAGCCAGGATGTGCATGTTCACAATGCTCTTGGTAAAATCATTATCGACAGTGGCGACAATCCAGAGCATTTTCTTACCACCAACCCATATTACGATTCACGTGttgttggtaaatattgtgaGAAGCGGGATCCCACCCTTGCTGTTGTTGCCTACCGAAGAGGACAGTGTGATGATGAACTAATCAATGTCACAAACAAGAATTCATTGTTCAAACTGCAGGCCAGGTATGCACATTGTTCATCAGCAAGTGGTTATGACTCACTATGTGCTTAGATATGTTTCTTTCTGTTGATTGCCCAATGGTTTTATTCAGATATGTTGTAGAACGGATGGATGGTGATCTCTGGGAGAAAGTCCTTAGTCCTGATAATGAGTATAGACGGCAGCTGATTGATCAGGTTGTATCGACTGCTTTGCCTGAAAGCAAGAGTCCTGATCAAGTTTCAGCAACTGTTAAAGCTTTCATGACAGCTGATCTTCCACATGAACTGATCGAACTTCTTGAAAAGATTGTTCTCCAAAATTCTGCTTTCAGTGGAAATTTCAATCTGCAAAACCTGCTCATCTTGACTGCCATCAAGGCTGATCCATCAAGAGTTATGGATTACATTAATAGGCTAGACAACTTTGATGGTCCTGCAATTGGGGAGGTTGCTGTGGAAGCTCAATTGTATGAAGAGGCGTTTGCCATTTTCAAGAAGTTCAATCTGAATTTTTCAGCTGTCAATGTCCTGCTGGATAATATTCGCAGCATTGATCGAGCTGTGGAGTTTGCATTCCGGGTGGAAGAAGAAGCTGTCTGGAGCCAAGTGGCCAAGGCCCAACTGCGAGAGGGACTAGTGAGTGAAGCAATTGAGTCATTTATCCGTGCAGACGATGCTACTCAATTTTTGGAAGTCATAAAGGCTGCCGAGGATGCAGATGTATATCATGACTTGGTGAGGTACCTTCTAATGGTGAGGCAAAAGTCCAAGGAGCCCAAGGTGGATAGTGAACTCATTTATGCATATGCTAAAATTGATCAActgggtgaaattgaagagttCATTCTCATGCCTAATGTCGCTAATCTCCAAAATGTTGGAGATCGCTTATATGATGAAGCCCTGTACGAGGCAGCAAAGATTATATTTAGATTTATTAGTAACTGGGCGAAGTTAGCTGTTACACATGTTAAGCTAAACGAGTTCCAAAGTGCTGTTGATGCAGCTCGAAAAGCAAACAGCTCGAAAACATGGAAAGAAGTCTGCTTTGCTTGTGTTGATGCTGAGGAATTCCGCTTGGCTCAGATATGTGGTCTCAACATCATCATACAGGTGGTTATTGTTTGAACCCTTTCTTTCAGTCTGACTTTTTAATGTTGTGAGCGTAACTTGCTATAACCTTATACAGGCCTTGGCCCTTTTCTGctggtttttttccttaaatcctTATCTTTAGCAAGTAACATAGCTAATGGTAGAAAATGAATTTCTGTGCATAAATGGAAAGTATTCAAGTGGTCTTAAATTCTGATTTGTGTTTATTCTATCATTATAGGTTGATGATTTGGAAGAGGTCAGTGAGTATTACCAGAACAGAGGATGCTTCAGTGAGCTCATCTCTCTAATGGAAAGTGGGCTTGGTTTGGAACGTGCGCATATGGGCATCTTCACTGAGTTGGGAGTTTTATATGCGAGATACCGCCCTGAGAAGCTTATGGAGCACATCAAATTGTTCTCAACTCGTCTCAACATCCCCAAGGTTATACGGGCTTGTGATGAACAACAGCACTGGAAGGAACTGACTTATTTATACATCCAATATGATGAATTTGACAATGCTGCTACCACTATAATGAACCACTCTCCAGAAGCTTGGGACCACATGCAATTCAAAGATGTTGTAGTAAAAGTTGCAAATGTTGAGCTCTACTACAAGGCTGTGCACTTTTACTTGCAAGAGCATCCAGACCTAATCAATGATCTTCTTAATGTGATTGCTCTTCGTGTTGACCATACTAGAGTGGTGGACATAATGCGAAAGGTACATGTTAACATTTATTGTATCTTTTGTTGTTGCTCCCACTTCTCTTGGAAAGTTAGTGACTAGGAAGAGTTCTGTctgtaatatattttattcacatCTGCAATTCTGAGTTTCAGGCTGGTCAGCTCCGCCTTGTTAAGCCATACATGGTTGCAGTTCAGAGCAACAATGTCTCTGCTGTAAATGAAGCACTGAATGGAATTTACATTGAGGAGGAGGACTATGACAGACTTCGTGAATCTATTGAGTTGCATGATAATTTTGACCAGATAGGTCTTGCACAGAAGGTTAGTTTAAATTTCAATAGATAACTGAAAGTCCtaaaggttgatttttttatttacaagccCTAATAATGCGTTTGTGCAGATTGAGAAACACGAGCTTCTGGAGATGAGACGTGTTGCTGCTTACATATACAAGAAAGCTGGAAGGTGGAAGCAGTCAATTGCTTTGTCAAAGAAAGACAATCTTTACAAAGATTGTATGGAAACTTGTTCACAGTCTGGTGAAAGGGAACTTTCTGAGGAGTTGCTTGTCTATTTCATTGAGCAGGTTTGTTTTATCTAGTTCTTCTCTCCCCATGTTGTGTGTGTGGCAATGCAGCACACACCTTTAGTGCTTGACAAGAGCTTTCTATCTTGAAGTCCCTGTGCAATCCTCCATCCCTCTTCACAATCCCAGCTATTTTTCAACTGCACTTTTCTCATTGTTTAATCCATTCAGATAATTGCTAAAACAAGATTgcctttgatatttcttcaaatcATTTTCTCAAGGATTAAGCCATTGGATGATATTGATTTTGGACCACTGTAATTGTTTTCTTCTATAATGCAGTCCTCTTTCAGAAAAGATAAAGACCAACCCTCCCCTCCCCCCtcgaaaaaagaaagaaagaaaatatattgtgCTGGATGCGCTTTGTCATATTGGGAGTCACAAATGAGAACTGCGCTGATGATCTTGTTAAATGCTGATGCAGGGAAAGAAAGAGTGCTTTGCAGCTTGCCTCTTTGTTTGTTATGATATGATCCGACCAGATGTTGCTCTTGAGCTGGCTTGGATGAACAACATGATTGATTTTGCGTTCCCATATCTCTTGCAGGTAGCCTTTTTgtttgtcttcttctttgttcttgaCTGTTGATACTTATTTGTCTTCCATTTTCCTCAActtctgattttgtttttcttctctgtttccaAGTTCATCCGTGAGTACACAAGCAAAGTAGATGAACTCATCAAGGAAAAACTTGAGGCTCTTAGTGAGGTGAAGGCTaaagagaaagaggagaagGACATGGTTGCTCAGCAGGTATGGGCATCTTAATGCTCTTAACATAAATACTTAATTTACCAGTAAAAAATTcttttccttgtatttttgttgTCTTCCTCGCAAAACTTTTCTGAACTTGTTCCCAAGCTTTCAATGAatatatgcatgaaaataattagTGTCTTGAAAGCTCTTCTCCTTTCAATCTACTGATTTTTTCCATATTGTTATATATGAAGTTGCTGATcaatgaaattataatatttcagttttttt is a window encoding:
- the LOC7487811 gene encoding clathrin heavy chain 1 yields the protein MAAANAPITMKEALTLPSLGINPQFINFTHVTMESEKYICIRETAPQNSVVIVDMSMPAQPLRRPITADSALMNPNSRILALKAQLPGTTQDHLQIFNIEMKAKVKSHQMPEQVVFWKWSSANMLALVTQTSVYHWSIEGDSEPVKMFDRTANLQGNQIINYRCDPSEKWLVLIGIAQGPPERPQLVKGNMQLFSVDQQRSQALEAHAASFAAFKVAGNDNASILISFASRSFNAGQLTSKLHVIELGAVPGKPSFTKKQADLFFPPDFADDFPVSMQISQKYGLIYVITKQGLLFVYDLETASAVYRNRISPDPIFLTTDASSVGGFYAVNRRGQVLLATVNEATLVPFVSGQLNNLELAVNLAKRGNLPGAENLVVQRFQELFSQAKYKEAAELAAESPQGILRTPDTVAKFQSVPVQAGQTPPLLQYFGTLLTRGKLNAFESLELSRLVVNQNKKNLLENWLAEDKLECTEELGDLVKTVDNDLALKIYIKARATPKVVAAFAERREFDKILIYSKQVGYNPDYLFLLQTILRTDPQAAVNFALMMSQMEGGCPVDYNTITDLFLQRNLIREATAFLLDVLKPNLPEHGFLQTKVLEINLVTFPNVADAILANGMFSHYDRPRIGQLCEKAGLYIRALQHYTELPDIKRVIVNTHVIEPQALVEFFGTLSREWALECMKDLLLVNLRGNLQIIVQTAKEYCEQLGVDACIKLFEQFKSYEGLYFFLGSYLSSSEDPEIHFKYIEAAAKTGQIKEVERVTRESNFYDPEKTKNFLMEAKLPDARPLINVCDRFGFVPDLTHYLYVNNMLRYIEGYVQKVNPGNAPLVVGQLLDDECAEDFIKGLILSVRSLLPVEPLVEECEKRNRLRLLTQFLEHLVSEGSQDVHVHNALGKIIIDSGDNPEHFLTTNPYYDSRVVGKYCEKRDPTLAVVAYRRGQCDDELINVTNKNSLFKLQARYVVERMDGDLWEKVLSPDNEYRRQLIDQVVSTALPESKSPDQVSATVKAFMTADLPHELIELLEKIVLQNSAFSGNFNLQNLLILTAIKADPSRVMDYINRLDNFDGPAIGEVAVEAQLYEEAFAIFKKFNLNFSAVNVLLDNIRSIDRAVEFAFRVEEEAVWSQVAKAQLREGLVSEAIESFIRADDATQFLEVIKAAEDADVYHDLVRYLLMVRQKSKEPKVDSELIYAYAKIDQLGEIEEFILMPNVANLQNVGDRLYDEALYEAAKIIFRFISNWAKLAVTHVKLNEFQSAVDAARKANSSKTWKEVCFACVDAEEFRLAQICGLNIIIQVDDLEEVSEYYQNRGCFSELISLMESGLGLERAHMGIFTELGVLYARYRPEKLMEHIKLFSTRLNIPKVIRACDEQQHWKELTYLYIQYDEFDNAATTIMNHSPEAWDHMQFKDVVVKVANVELYYKAVHFYLQEHPDLINDLLNVIALRVDHTRVVDIMRKAGQLRLVKPYMVAVQSNNVSAVNEALNGIYIEEEDYDRLRESIELHDNFDQIGLAQKIEKHELLEMRRVAAYIYKKAGRWKQSIALSKKDNLYKDCMETCSQSGERELSEELLVYFIEQGKKECFAACLFVCYDMIRPDVALELAWMNNMIDFAFPYLLQFIREYTSKVDELIKEKLEALSEVKAKEKEEKDMVAQQNMYAQLLPLALPAPPMPGMGGGFAPPPMGGMGMPPMPPYGMPSMAPY